Proteins co-encoded in one Nonomuraea helvata genomic window:
- a CDS encoding amino acid permease yields MTTEEDSRRLAELGYKQELARTWSGFSNFAISFSIISILAGCFTTFGQAWNNGGPIAISWGWPLISLFILIIGFCMSELVSAYPTAGGIYWWAATLGKPIHGWFTGWLNLIGLIAVTASVDYGCATFLNITISRLTGGAWEGTLHQAFLLFVIILVLHALINIYSHKLISLLQNISVWWHVAGAAVVVAILVFAPTRHQSLGFVFTEMINNSGFGSPGDRGLPFWLYVLPLGFLLTQYTITGFDACAHVSEETQGAARTAARGLWQSIFYSAIGGWILLLSFLFAATNVDEINKQLGFVGAIFTTALSSPLATAIFAISTIGQFFCGMSCVTSMSRMTYAFSRDGAVPGWRLWSKVDRNRTPVNAILAGCAVAALITLPALYAPPGSTTPVAFFAVVSIAVIGLYLAFLIPIWLRLRMGDRFVPGPWTLGRKYKALCWIACVEIVIISIYFVMPFSPAGVPGNKAFTWTSVNYAPIAVGVVLIGIALWWTLSAKHWFTGPRRTVDEVPVS; encoded by the coding sequence ATGACCACTGAAGAGGATTCCAGGCGACTCGCCGAGCTCGGCTACAAGCAGGAGCTGGCCCGCACCTGGAGCGGTTTCTCGAACTTCGCCATCTCCTTCTCGATCATCTCCATCCTCGCCGGCTGCTTCACGACCTTCGGACAAGCCTGGAACAACGGCGGCCCCATCGCCATCTCATGGGGCTGGCCGCTGATCTCCCTGTTCATCCTGATCATCGGGTTCTGCATGTCGGAGCTGGTGTCGGCGTACCCGACGGCGGGCGGCATCTACTGGTGGGCCGCCACGCTGGGCAAGCCGATCCACGGCTGGTTCACCGGCTGGCTCAACCTGATCGGCCTCATCGCCGTCACCGCGTCGGTCGACTACGGCTGCGCCACGTTCCTCAACATCACGATCAGCCGCCTGACCGGCGGCGCCTGGGAGGGCACGCTCCACCAGGCGTTCCTGCTGTTCGTGATCATCCTGGTGCTGCACGCCCTGATCAACATCTACAGCCACAAGCTCATCTCGCTGCTGCAGAACATCTCGGTCTGGTGGCACGTCGCCGGCGCGGCGGTCGTGGTCGCCATCCTGGTCTTCGCGCCCACCCGGCACCAGTCACTCGGCTTCGTGTTCACCGAGATGATCAACAACTCCGGCTTCGGCTCGCCGGGCGATCGGGGACTGCCCTTCTGGCTGTACGTCCTGCCGCTCGGTTTCCTGCTCACCCAGTACACGATCACCGGCTTCGACGCCTGCGCCCACGTGTCGGAGGAGACGCAGGGCGCGGCCAGGACCGCCGCCCGCGGCCTGTGGCAGTCGATCTTCTACTCGGCGATCGGCGGCTGGATCCTCCTGCTGTCGTTCCTGTTCGCGGCCACGAACGTCGACGAGATCAACAAGCAGCTGGGCTTCGTCGGCGCGATCTTCACGACCGCTCTCTCCTCGCCGCTGGCCACCGCGATCTTCGCGATCTCCACGATCGGTCAGTTCTTCTGCGGGATGAGCTGCGTGACCTCGATGTCGCGCATGACGTACGCGTTCTCCCGGGACGGCGCGGTGCCCGGCTGGCGGCTGTGGTCGAAGGTGGACCGCAACCGCACCCCTGTCAACGCCATCCTGGCCGGCTGCGCCGTGGCCGCGCTGATCACACTGCCCGCCCTCTACGCCCCTCCCGGCTCGACGACTCCGGTCGCGTTCTTCGCCGTCGTCTCGATCGCGGTCATCGGCCTCTATCTGGCGTTCCTGATCCCGATCTGGCTGCGGCTGCGCATGGGCGACAGGTTCGTCCCCGGCCCGTGGACGCTGGGCCGGAAGTACAAGGCGCTCTGCTGGATCGCGTGCGTCGAGATCGTGATCATCTCGATCTACTTCGTCATGCCGTTCTCGCCCGCCGGGGTGCCCGGCAACAAGGCCTTCACCTGGACCTCGGTCAACTACGCCCCGATCGCGGTCGGGGTCGTGCTGATCGGAATCGCCCTGTGGTGGACGCTGTCGGCCAAGCACTGGTTCACCGGCCCCCGCCGCACCGTCGACGAGGTCCCGGTGTCCTGA
- the hrpB gene encoding ATP-dependent helicase HrpB codes for MRHDSLPIRHVLAELLAVLDGHGSAVLTAPPGTGKTTVVPLALAEAGMRVLVAEPRRLAVRAAAQRMGVSYSIRGERHVGANPMVEVVTTGVLLQRLQRDQELAGVDAVMLDECHERHLDADTALAFLLDVRDTLRPDLRLLATSATADAEPWSRLIGGPVVAATGATHPVETVWAPPARPVAPPHGLRVDPALLSHVASVVRRALAERDGDVLCFLPGVGEIAKVAGMLDGVEVLQVHGQAPAHVQDAVLAPGSARRVVLATSVAESSLTVPGVRVVVDSGLAREPRTDHARGLGSLTTVRVSKASAGQRAGRAGREAAGTVYRCWSAADHERLADHARPEIALADLTGFALQAACWGTPDASGLALLDPPPPAAMSAAARTLEALGALDGASRVDGASRVDGASRVDGASRVTDRGRRMALAGVHPRLARALLDLGPRAAEVVALLSEQLPRDAGDDLVAVWRAARRGGTGFAARWRQEAGRLRRTAAQAHDATPPAPHTEHIPHGRTPDDEVAGLAVALAFPERVARRRGGGYLMASGTQAQLPEGSKLHTAPWLAIAIADRPTGSASARIRQAVEIDEETARLAHPTTTEHEITWHVPPGGRHGDVLARTVERLGAIELSATPLKDADVREAILYGLRTEPDVLTWTKQARELRDRLAFCHRAVGAPWPSMDALIDLADQWLEPELSRARRRADLERIDVAAALKRLIPWSERLEQAAPERIEVPSGSHVRVDYSGDQPVLAVKLQELFGLQETPEISGVPVLVHLLSPAGRPVAVTADLASFWRDGYRSVRAELRGRYPKHPWPEDPLTAPPTRRTKERRP; via the coding sequence ATGCGCCACGACTCGCTGCCCATCCGGCACGTCCTGGCCGAGCTGCTCGCCGTCCTCGACGGGCACGGCAGCGCGGTCCTCACGGCCCCTCCCGGCACGGGCAAGACGACGGTCGTGCCACTCGCCCTGGCCGAGGCGGGCATGCGGGTGCTGGTGGCCGAGCCGCGACGCCTGGCCGTACGCGCGGCCGCCCAGCGGATGGGCGTGAGCTACTCCATCAGGGGCGAGCGGCACGTGGGCGCGAACCCCATGGTCGAGGTGGTCACGACAGGCGTCCTGCTCCAGCGCCTCCAGCGGGACCAGGAACTGGCCGGCGTGGACGCGGTCATGCTCGACGAGTGCCATGAGCGCCACCTGGACGCGGACACGGCGCTGGCGTTCCTCCTGGACGTCCGCGACACGCTCCGCCCCGACCTGCGCCTGCTGGCCACCTCCGCCACCGCCGACGCCGAGCCGTGGTCGCGGCTGATCGGCGGCCCCGTCGTCGCGGCCACCGGCGCCACGCACCCCGTCGAGACGGTGTGGGCCCCGCCCGCGCGCCCGGTCGCCCCGCCGCACGGCCTCCGCGTCGATCCCGCCCTGCTGTCCCACGTCGCCTCGGTGGTGCGCAGGGCGCTGGCGGAGCGGGACGGCGACGTGCTCTGCTTCCTCCCGGGCGTGGGCGAGATCGCCAAGGTCGCGGGGATGCTGGACGGCGTCGAGGTCCTCCAGGTGCACGGCCAGGCCCCGGCCCACGTTCAGGACGCCGTGCTCGCGCCCGGCTCGGCCCGGCGGGTGGTGCTGGCCACGTCGGTCGCCGAGTCCAGCCTCACCGTCCCGGGCGTCCGGGTGGTGGTCGACTCCGGCCTGGCGCGCGAGCCGCGTACCGACCACGCCCGCGGCCTCGGCTCACTCACCACGGTCCGGGTCTCGAAGGCCTCGGCCGGCCAGCGCGCGGGCCGGGCCGGTCGCGAGGCGGCGGGCACGGTGTACCGATGCTGGTCGGCGGCCGACCACGAGCGCCTGGCCGATCACGCACGCCCGGAGATCGCGCTCGCGGACCTGACGGGGTTCGCGCTGCAGGCGGCCTGCTGGGGCACCCCCGACGCTTCAGGGCTGGCGCTGCTGGACCCGCCGCCGCCCGCCGCGATGTCCGCCGCCGCCCGCACCTTGGAGGCGCTGGGCGCGCTCGACGGCGCCTCACGGGTGGACGGCGCCTCACGGGTGGACGGCGCCTCACGGGTGGACGGCGCCTCACGGGTGACGGACCGGGGCCGCCGGATGGCGCTGGCCGGCGTGCACCCCCGCCTGGCCAGGGCCCTGCTCGACCTGGGCCCGCGGGCCGCCGAGGTGGTGGCCCTGCTGTCGGAGCAGCTTCCCCGGGACGCGGGCGACGACCTGGTTGCGGTCTGGCGCGCGGCCCGCAGGGGCGGCACCGGCTTCGCCGCCCGCTGGCGCCAGGAGGCCGGACGCCTCCGGCGCACCGCCGCCCAGGCCCACGATGCGACCCCGCCCGCTCCACACACCGAGCACATCCCGCACGGCCGGACGCCGGACGACGAGGTGGCCGGGTTGGCCGTGGCGCTGGCGTTCCCCGAGCGGGTGGCGCGCCGGCGGGGCGGCGGCTACCTCATGGCCTCCGGCACCCAGGCCCAGCTCCCGGAGGGCTCCAAGCTGCACACCGCCCCGTGGCTGGCCATCGCGATCGCCGACCGACCGACGGGGTCCGCGTCGGCCCGCATCAGACAGGCCGTGGAGATCGACGAGGAGACCGCCAGACTGGCCCACCCCACCACCACCGAGCACGAGATCACCTGGCACGTGCCCCCGGGCGGGCGTCACGGCGACGTGCTCGCCCGGACCGTCGAGCGGCTGGGCGCGATCGAGCTGTCCGCCACCCCGCTCAAGGACGCCGACGTCCGCGAGGCCATCCTGTACGGCCTCCGCACGGAACCCGACGTCCTCACCTGGACGAAACAGGCCAGAGAGCTGCGGGACCGCCTGGCGTTCTGCCACCGCGCCGTCGGCGCCCCCTGGCCCTCGATGGACGCGCTCATCGACCTGGCCGACCAGTGGCTGGAGCCGGAGCTGTCCAGGGCCCGCCGCCGGGCCGACCTCGAACGCATCGACGTCGCCGCCGCGCTGAAACGCCTGATCCCCTGGAGCGAACGCCTGGAACAGGCCGCCCCCGAACGCATCGAGGTGCCCAGCGGCTCCCACGTCCGCGTGGACTACTCGGGCGACCAGCCGGTGCTGGCGGTCAAGCTGCAGGAGCTGTTCGGCCTGCAGGAGACGCCCGAGATCTCCGGCGTGCCCGTCCTGGTGCACCTGCTCTCCCCCGCGGGCCGCCCGGTGGCCGTCACCGCGGACCTGGCGTCGTTCTGGCGCGACGGCTACCGTTCCGTACGCGCGGAGCTCCGCGGCCGCTACCCGAAGCACCCCTGGCCGGAGGACCCGCTCACCGCGCCTCCCACCCGCCGTACCAAAGAGAGAAGACCATGA
- a CDS encoding undecaprenyl-diphosphate phosphatase gives MIGWLEAVVLGLVQGLTEFLPISSSAHIRVVSAFAGWQDPGAAFTAVIQLGTEAAVLIYFRQEIWEIVSTWFRSLFVKELRTHWAARMGWYVIVGSLPIGVLGLVFKDQIETVFRDLRLVGTTLIVFGCILWFADRTARNKLTLEKHLSFTHALVYGFAQALALIPGVSRSGGTITAGLLLDYRREDAAKYSFLLAIPAVLSSGLLEVAKIGEGPAPAWGPTILATIISFIVGYAAVAWFLRYISHHRFTGFVIYRIILGFFVILAVTAGWIPELG, from the coding sequence GTGATCGGCTGGCTTGAAGCGGTGGTTCTGGGGTTGGTCCAGGGGCTCACAGAGTTCCTGCCGATCTCCTCCAGCGCCCACATCAGGGTGGTCTCCGCTTTCGCCGGCTGGCAGGATCCGGGGGCGGCGTTCACAGCGGTGATCCAGCTCGGCACGGAGGCGGCCGTGCTGATCTACTTCCGCCAGGAGATCTGGGAGATCGTCTCCACCTGGTTCCGGTCGCTGTTCGTCAAGGAGTTGCGCACCCACTGGGCCGCGCGCATGGGCTGGTACGTCATCGTCGGCTCGCTGCCCATCGGCGTGCTCGGTCTGGTGTTCAAGGACCAGATCGAGACGGTCTTCCGCGACCTGCGCCTGGTGGGCACCACGCTGATCGTGTTCGGCTGCATCCTGTGGTTCGCCGACCGCACCGCCCGCAACAAGCTCACGCTCGAAAAGCACCTGAGCTTCACCCACGCCCTCGTGTACGGCTTCGCCCAAGCGCTCGCCCTCATCCCCGGCGTGTCCCGCTCCGGCGGCACGATCACCGCGGGCCTGCTGCTCGACTACCGGCGCGAGGACGCGGCGAAATACTCGTTCCTGCTGGCCATCCCCGCCGTGCTGTCGTCGGGGCTGCTGGAGGTGGCCAAGATCGGCGAGGGCCCCGCACCCGCCTGGGGGCCCACGATCCTGGCCACGATCATCTCGTTCATCGTCGGCTACGCGGCCGTGGCCTGGTTCCTGCGCTACATCAGCCACCACCGCTTCACCGGTTTCGTGATCTACCGGATCATCCTCGGCTTCTTCGTGATCCTCGCGGTCACCGCGGGCTGGATTCCGGAACTGGGCTGA
- a CDS encoding HAD domain-containing protein: MKPLLLLDVDGVLNPMGRPTPDFRRYRCTIGDATYIVNLNPRHGRRLLDLALTTGSELVWATTWEHHANDWIAPRIGLPSLPVIPLNPDVPSEHGEMFKTPRVAEYVGRRPFVWFDDQVWAEDEEYLRVHQGLDDFLLIHVEPRTGLTSRHLGMAHEWLTLTGFSQGS; the protein is encoded by the coding sequence ATGAAACCTCTGCTGCTGCTCGACGTGGACGGCGTCCTGAACCCCATGGGGCGGCCCACCCCCGACTTCAGGCGCTACCGGTGCACGATCGGCGACGCCACCTACATCGTGAACCTCAACCCGAGACACGGCCGCCGGCTCCTCGACCTGGCCCTGACCACCGGCTCCGAGCTGGTCTGGGCGACGACGTGGGAGCACCACGCCAACGACTGGATCGCCCCCAGGATCGGCCTGCCCTCGCTCCCCGTCATCCCCCTGAACCCGGACGTGCCTTCCGAGCACGGGGAGATGTTCAAGACGCCGCGCGTGGCCGAGTACGTCGGGCGGCGGCCGTTCGTCTGGTTCGACGACCAGGTGTGGGCGGAGGACGAGGAGTATCTCAGGGTGCATCAGGGTCTGGATGATTTCCTCCTCATCCACGTGGAGCCCCGAACGGGACTGACCAGCCGACATCTGGGCATGGCGCATGAGTGGCTGACCCTTACAGGGTTTTCTCAGGGTTCCTGA
- a CDS encoding type II toxin-antitoxin system VapC family toxin has protein sequence MIIIDSSAMVEALTGREADVELLDALQASVHAPHLLDVEVLSTLRGLVLGGKLAASAAEQARADYLALKISRYEIKGIAERIWELRHNYTAYDAACLALAEALEAPLYTCDGKLNGGGHDAEVQVFPRS, from the coding sequence ATGATCATCATCGACTCGTCCGCCATGGTCGAGGCTTTGACGGGACGCGAGGCGGATGTCGAGCTCCTCGACGCCCTCCAGGCAAGCGTCCACGCCCCTCATCTGCTGGATGTCGAGGTTCTCTCGACCCTGCGGGGCCTGGTGCTCGGCGGCAAGCTCGCCGCATCTGCAGCCGAGCAGGCACGAGCCGACTACCTCGCACTTAAGATCTCCCGTTACGAGATCAAGGGCATCGCGGAGCGCATCTGGGAGCTGCGTCACAATTACACCGCCTACGACGCCGCCTGTCTCGCACTCGCCGAAGCGCTCGAGGCGCCGCTCTACACCTGCGACGGCAAGCTCAACGGCGGCGGACATGACGCCGAGGTGCAGGTCTTCCCGCGCAGCTAA
- a CDS encoding NmrA family NAD(P)-binding protein has product MTILVLGGTGKTGRRVADRLTALDLPVRIGSRPLFDWQDRSTWPTALDGVTAVYLSYYPDLAFPGAYDDIKAFTELAVSTGVRRLVLLSGRGEPEAQASERTVQESGAEWTVVRCSWFMQNFSEGFLLEQAQEGVIALPAADVPEPFVDVEDIADVAAAALSQEGHAGKLYELTGPRLLTFAEVASELSEAAGRTISFVPVTPEEYVAGATAQGVPREEADAFAALFTGILDGRNAHVVDGVRQALGRPARDFAEYAAANAAAWQA; this is encoded by the coding sequence ATGACGATTTTGGTGCTGGGCGGCACGGGCAAGACCGGCCGCCGTGTGGCTGACCGGCTCACCGCTCTCGACCTGCCCGTGCGGATCGGGTCGCGCCCGCTCTTCGACTGGCAGGACCGCTCAACGTGGCCGACGGCCCTCGACGGCGTGACGGCCGTCTACCTCTCCTACTACCCCGACCTCGCCTTCCCCGGCGCGTACGACGACATCAAGGCGTTCACGGAGCTGGCCGTGAGCACCGGCGTGCGGCGGCTGGTCCTGCTGTCCGGGCGGGGCGAGCCGGAGGCGCAGGCCAGCGAGCGCACCGTCCAGGAGTCCGGCGCGGAGTGGACGGTGGTCCGCTGCAGCTGGTTCATGCAGAACTTCAGCGAGGGCTTCCTCCTCGAGCAGGCGCAGGAGGGCGTCATCGCGCTTCCGGCCGCCGACGTGCCCGAACCGTTCGTGGACGTGGAGGACATCGCGGACGTGGCCGCCGCCGCGCTCAGCCAGGAGGGCCACGCCGGCAAGCTGTACGAGCTGACCGGGCCCAGGCTGCTCACGTTCGCGGAGGTCGCGAGCGAGCTGTCGGAGGCCGCCGGCAGGACGATCTCGTTCGTACCGGTGACGCCGGAGGAGTACGTGGCCGGGGCGACCGCACAGGGAGTGCCGCGGGAGGAGGCAGACGCCTTCGCCGCGCTGTTCACCGGCATCCTGGACGGCCGCAACGCCCACGTCGTGGACGGCGTGCGCCAGGCCCTCGGCCGCCCGGCTCGCGACTTCGCCGAATACGCCGCCGCCAACGCCGCGGCATGGCAGGCCTAG
- a CDS encoding FitA-like ribbon-helix-helix domain-containing protein, translating into MATLYIRDVPEPVAESLKERAAEAGMSLSAYVARELADIAARPTNAEIVKRLKSRDRSQGPSTAEILDAVHEGRR; encoded by the coding sequence ATGGCAACGCTCTACATCCGCGATGTCCCGGAACCCGTCGCCGAGTCATTGAAGGAGCGCGCGGCCGAAGCCGGCATGTCTCTTTCGGCTTACGTCGCAAGAGAGCTGGCAGATATCGCCGCCAGGCCGACCAATGCCGAAATAGTCAAGCGGCTCAAGTCCCGAGATCGCTCCCAGGGGCCCTCTACCGCTGAGATCCTCGACGCCGTCCATGAGGGCAGACGATGA
- a CDS encoding PspC domain-containing protein, which produces MYRSREHRILAGVCGGLADKMGLPPTLVRILWLLLSLIPGPLWVVYVAMWILIPEEPRGYRTAA; this is translated from the coding sequence ATGTACCGCTCACGAGAACACAGGATTCTGGCCGGCGTCTGCGGCGGCCTCGCCGACAAGATGGGCCTGCCGCCCACCCTCGTCCGCATCCTCTGGCTGCTGCTGTCGCTCATCCCGGGACCGCTGTGGGTCGTCTACGTCGCCATGTGGATCCTCATCCCGGAGGAGCCGAGGGGCTACCGTACGGCGGCGTAG
- a CDS encoding AraC family transcriptional regulator — MDHLAALLDGPRARGAFLLRSILDPPWSLRIQDEAPLSVIAQVRGESWIVYDGAEPVRLAPGEVAISRGPEPYTVASDPDMAPQIVIHPGQHCSTPDGQSLHDAMDLGVRTWGNDPHGSTVLLTGTYNLEGEVSRRLLEALPPLLTQPGDPVISLLGAEIVKDEPGQEAVLDRLLDLLLIAVLRSWFAARSDEAPGWYRAMGDPVVGRAMRLMQHNPAHPWTVAALASEAGVSRASLARRFTELVGEPPMAFLTDWRLALAADLLREPDATIGSVARKVGYGSPFALSAAFKRVRGISPQEYRTGAGGM, encoded by the coding sequence ATGGACCACCTCGCGGCGTTGCTCGACGGCCCGCGGGCCCGTGGCGCCTTCCTGCTCCGCTCGATCCTCGACCCGCCGTGGTCGCTGCGGATCCAGGACGAGGCCCCGCTGTCGGTGATCGCGCAGGTGCGCGGGGAGTCGTGGATCGTGTACGACGGCGCCGAGCCCGTACGCCTCGCGCCGGGGGAGGTCGCGATCAGCCGGGGGCCGGAGCCGTACACGGTGGCCTCGGATCCGGACATGGCGCCGCAGATCGTGATCCACCCCGGCCAGCACTGCTCGACGCCCGACGGTCAGTCGCTCCACGACGCGATGGACCTGGGCGTGCGTACGTGGGGCAACGACCCCCATGGGAGCACGGTGCTGCTCACCGGCACGTACAACCTGGAGGGCGAGGTCAGCAGGCGGCTGCTCGAGGCGCTGCCGCCGCTGCTCACGCAGCCGGGTGACCCGGTCATCTCGCTGCTCGGCGCCGAGATCGTCAAGGACGAGCCCGGGCAGGAGGCGGTCCTCGACCGGCTGCTCGACCTGCTGCTCATCGCGGTGCTGCGCTCGTGGTTCGCCGCTCGGTCGGACGAGGCGCCGGGCTGGTACCGCGCGATGGGCGACCCGGTGGTCGGCAGGGCGATGCGTCTGATGCAGCACAATCCGGCACACCCGTGGACGGTCGCCGCCCTGGCCTCCGAGGCGGGCGTCTCCAGGGCGTCCCTGGCCAGGCGCTTCACCGAGCTGGTGGGGGAGCCGCCGATGGCCTTCCTCACGGACTGGCGCCTGGCGCTCGCCGCCGACCTGCTGCGCGAGCCGGACGCGACGATCGGGTCGGTGGCCAGGAAGGTGGGGTACGGGAGCCCGTTCGCGCTCAGCGCGGCCTTCAAGCGCGTACGCGGGATCAGCCCACAGGAGTACCGAACCGGAGCCGGCGGAATGTGA
- a CDS encoding MFS transporter: protein MSSRLYPLAVGNFAIGTGMFVTAGLLPPISRDLGISSSAAGQLMTVFALAYALLSPVLAALTARLSRKTLLVVALSVFVVGNVLTALAPTYPLVMATRVIAAAGAAMFTPTASGVANALTAPERRGRALALVMGGLTVSSAIGVPLGTWLGGVSGWRATLWLVSGLGVIGFIGVAAVVPSVRIPTSGRLRERFAPLGDRRVLAVLTTQLLFFAAGFTAYTYIGSLFDLPLPAVLWAWGLGGIVGNQLGGRFTDLYGPRRMVLVGLAASTAFMTLIPVANLALPVALVWAFLWGALGWLVAPAQQFRTVGAVPGNVPIGLGLLSSAQYVGLFVAGLAGGAALDWYGRAGVVVLATALGLVALLFTLTTYRSAAISPKESVAVG, encoded by the coding sequence ATGAGCTCCCGGCTCTACCCGCTTGCTGTCGGAAATTTTGCGATAGGTACGGGCATGTTCGTGACCGCCGGGCTGCTGCCGCCCATCTCGCGGGATCTGGGGATCTCGTCGTCGGCGGCCGGGCAGCTCATGACCGTGTTCGCGCTTGCTTACGCGCTGCTGTCGCCCGTTCTCGCCGCCCTGACCGCCCGCCTGTCGCGCAAGACCCTGCTGGTGGTGGCGCTGAGCGTGTTCGTCGTCGGCAATGTGCTGACCGCGCTGGCTCCGACGTACCCGCTGGTGATGGCCACCCGGGTGATCGCGGCGGCGGGTGCGGCGATGTTCACGCCGACCGCCTCCGGCGTGGCGAACGCGCTGACCGCGCCCGAGCGCCGCGGGCGCGCGCTCGCACTGGTGATGGGCGGGCTGACCGTGTCATCCGCGATCGGCGTGCCGCTGGGCACCTGGCTGGGCGGGGTCTCCGGCTGGCGGGCCACGCTCTGGCTGGTGTCGGGGCTGGGCGTGATCGGGTTCATCGGCGTCGCGGCCGTGGTGCCCTCGGTGCGGATCCCGACGTCGGGACGGCTCAGGGAGCGGTTCGCGCCGCTGGGTGACCGGCGGGTGCTGGCGGTGCTGACGACGCAGCTGCTGTTCTTCGCGGCCGGGTTCACCGCGTACACCTACATCGGGTCGCTGTTCGACCTGCCGCTGCCGGCGGTGCTGTGGGCGTGGGGGCTCGGCGGCATCGTGGGCAACCAGCTCGGCGGGCGCTTCACCGACCTGTACGGGCCGCGCAGGATGGTGCTGGTCGGCCTGGCCGCGAGCACCGCGTTCATGACCCTCATCCCCGTCGCCAACCTCGCCCTGCCCGTCGCCCTGGTGTGGGCGTTCCTGTGGGGTGCGCTCGGCTGGCTGGTGGCCCCGGCCCAGCAGTTCAGGACGGTCGGCGCCGTGCCCGGCAACGTGCCGATCGGCCTGGGGCTGCTGTCGTCCGCGCAGTACGTCGGGCTCTTCGTGGCCGGGCTGGCCGGTGGCGCCGCACTCGACTGGTACGGCCGGGCGGGCGTGGTCGTGCTGGCCACCGCGCTCGGGCTGGTGGCGCTGCTGTTCACGCTGACGACCTACCGTTCGGCGGCGATCTCCCCGAAGGAGAGCGTGGCCGTCGGGTAG
- a CDS encoding helix-turn-helix transcriptional regulator: MRLLPHPSTENIQLTEVLRALSDPVRLEIVVRLALRGEMTCGVAGDDLGVHKSTASHHYRTLREAGVVMTKQEGRLKYMSLRRDDLDSRFPGLLDAVLSAAGIPSAGGPDHTRSSGVPAPSLSAGVPAQR, translated from the coding sequence ATGCGCCTGCTACCGCACCCCTCGACGGAGAACATCCAGCTCACGGAGGTCCTGCGGGCGCTTTCCGACCCCGTGCGCCTCGAGATCGTCGTACGTCTCGCTCTGCGGGGCGAGATGACGTGCGGCGTCGCGGGCGACGACCTCGGCGTGCACAAGTCGACCGCCTCGCACCACTACCGCACCCTGCGCGAGGCCGGCGTGGTCATGACCAAGCAGGAGGGGCGGCTGAAGTACATGAGCCTGCGCCGCGACGACCTCGACTCCCGCTTCCCCGGCCTGCTCGACGCGGTCCTGTCCGCCGCCGGGATCCCGAGCGCCGGCGGCCCGGACCACACCCGGAGCTCAGGCGTCCCGGCCCCCAGCCTGAGCGCCGGCGTCCCCGCCCAGCGTTGA
- the lipB gene encoding lipoyl(octanoyl) transferase LipB codes for MRARPLTLIQDDLVDYDTAMERMTDMVGQRQRDERPDTLWLLSHPSVYTIGRRTPMAHLPDPSRGIPVMETGRGGQLTYHGPGQLVGYLIVKLAEDQGIVDYVREVELRLVEALGKLGLSAERRDTPPGSELLTGVWTTETGRKIISIGMRQSRGVTSHGFALNVDGDLSPWDWAIACGMPDVDMTSLKRELGAASMAEVRTAVAAAFEAS; via the coding sequence ATGAGGGCAAGGCCGCTGACACTCATCCAGGACGATCTCGTCGATTACGACACGGCGATGGAGCGCATGACCGACATGGTCGGCCAGCGCCAGCGGGACGAGCGGCCGGACACGCTGTGGCTGCTCAGCCACCCGTCCGTCTACACGATCGGGCGCCGCACGCCGATGGCCCACCTGCCCGACCCCTCGCGGGGCATCCCCGTCATGGAGACCGGGCGCGGCGGCCAGCTCACCTACCACGGGCCCGGGCAGCTGGTCGGCTATCTCATCGTCAAGCTCGCCGAGGACCAGGGCATCGTCGACTACGTGCGCGAGGTGGAGCTGCGGCTGGTGGAGGCGCTGGGCAAGCTGGGGCTGTCCGCCGAGCGCCGCGACACGCCGCCGGGCTCGGAGCTGCTAACCGGCGTCTGGACGACCGAGACCGGCCGCAAGATCATCTCGATCGGCATGCGGCAGAGCCGGGGCGTCACGAGCCACGGGTTCGCGCTCAACGTGGACGGCGACCTGTCGCCCTGGGACTGGGCGATCGCCTGCGGGATGCCCGACGTGGACATGACCTCGCTCAAGCGCGAGCTCGGCGCGGCCTCGATGGCCGAGGTCCGCACGGCCGTGGCCGCCGCCTTCGAGGCCTCCTGA